GCCGTCCGCGAAATCATGGGCGCGACCTTTCAGAACCAGCGCGAAGCAAACGAGTCGCTTATGACCGCCCGCCGCGAGATGAACGAACTGCTCACCGCGCCGAAGTTCGACGAGAAGGCGATCCGTGACAAAGTGATGGCCATTGCGAAGATGGACGCAGACATGGCCGTGCTCCGCGCAAAGGCTTTCGCCGAAGTGCGCAAGCAACTCGGCACGGACGTGGCTGAAAAGCTCAAGCCGATGTTCATGGGCGGCCCCGGCATGGGCGGCCCCGGCATGGGCGGCCCGCGGCCCGGCGGATTCCAGCAGCAGCCGGGCGGTGAATTCCGCCGGCCCCAGGGCGAACCCGGCCAGCCGCCGCGCGAAGGCGAGTTCCGGCGTCCCCAAGGCGGCGGTCAACCCGGCGACGCGCCCCGGCCGGGAGGCGACCGCTTCAACGACCGTCGT
This DNA window, taken from Verrucomicrobiota bacterium, encodes the following:
- a CDS encoding periplasmic heavy metal sensor; the encoded protein is MNPTRTSTPVPLATLLAVACIAALPATAQDRPGPQRDDPQRPRDGAPPRGEFQQRPPQNPPRDGQPRDNFRPEGQPRDGFRPQGQPGEGFRPGGQGQGQGQGQGPANFMADLTEEQRNAVREIMGATFQNQREANESLMTARREMNELLTAPKFDEKAIRDKVMAIAKMDADMAVLRAKAFAEVRKQLGTDVAEKLKPMFMGGPGMGGPGMGGPRPGGFQQQPGGEFRRPQGEPGQPPREGEFRRPQGGGQPGDAPRPGGDRFNDRRPGGNNPPQPPRDGEPRRPGSPPANNP